The nucleotide window CGAGCGCCTCGGTGGCCATCGTGAAGGACGGCCGCGTCGTTTTCGCCCAGGCCTACGGCAAGGCGCAGCTGGAGCCGGCGGTCGCGGCGCGCCCCGACATGCGGTACTGCATCGGCTCGATCAGCAAGCAATTCACCGCCGCTGCCATGCTCATGCTGGCGGAGCAGGGGAAGCTCTC belongs to Terriglobales bacterium and includes:
- a CDS encoding serine hydrolase domain-containing protein, encoding MQKASFYRVLLLVLAILVLVGQWASAQTQAGLPPKTEKRIADIVTKTLESSGAPSASVAIVKDGRVVFAQAYGKAQLEPAVAARPDMRYCIGSISKQFTAAAMLMLAEQGKLS